Sequence from the Pseudomonas sp. LS.1a genome:
CGTTTGGCGGTGTCCTGGATCTGCTCGCGAATGTTGTCCATGCCGTTGATGGTGTTGTGCACCACCTCGTTGCCCTTGTTGGCGATCGCCACCGAGCGCTCGGCCACCTTGGCCGACTCGTAGGCGTGCGCCGAAACCCGGTCGATCGACTCGACCATGTCGCCGACCGCCTCGGACGCCTCGCTGATCTGCTCGGCCTGGTGCTCGGAGGCCTTGGCCAGCTGGCGTGCGGTGTTCTGCGTGTCCTGCACGGCGGCAGCGACCTGCATCGCGCTGTGGTTGATGGTGGCGACCAGGTCGCGCAATTGGTCCACGGAATAGTTGATCGAGTCGGCAATGGCGCCGGTAAAGTCTTCGGTCACCGATACGGTCACGGTCAGGTCGCCGTCAGCCAGCTCTTCGATTTCGTCGAGCAGGCGCATGATCGCCTGCTGGTTGCGTTCGTTCTTTTCCGCTGTCTCGCGCAGTTGGCGGTTGGTGGTGCGCACCATGACCAGGCCGATGAGGATGATCGAAGCCAGCGCCAGCAGCCCCAGGGCATAGCCGCCGACGGTGTCGAGGGTGCGCCCGCCAGCCAGGTTCTCGAAGCCGTTGGCCAGGTACGAGGCCTCGTCGAGCAGGGTTTGCGACAGGCTGAAGATATTGCCCGCGGCCTCGCGCACGCGGAACAGTTCCGGCGAGGTTTCGAGGATTTCATCCACCGAGCCGGCAACGAACTGGAACAGCTCGGCAATTTCGGCCAGGCGCGCGCGGGCGTCGGCATCCTCGACACGGGTCACCTGGATCGCCCCGTTGCCACTGAGCATGCCCTCAAGCACCTGGCCGAAGCGCCCGGCATCGCGGCCAAAGGCGTCGGCCGCCTGGGCCGCGGTGTCGTCACCGGCCAGCACGGTGTTGACCGAGCCGAGGATGCGTTCGGCCAACAGCAGTTGGCGCTGGGCCACTGCCACCTGGTTGGCCGGGGCGCCGCTCTGCAGCAGGATCTCGACCACTTTCTCGTATTCCACCTGCAACTGCGGCACGGTCTCGGCCAGGGTTGCCGCCACCTGGTGCAGTGACAGCACGGTCTGCTCGCTGGCGAGGATGGTGTCGGTGTTCTTGCGCAGGCTTTCCCAGTCGCGGCGTACCGCTTCCATTTCGTCACGCACCATGGGCGGCGCAGGCGGCAGGCCGGTGGACTTGTCACCCTCGCGCAGGTAGCCCCAGCGCCGTTCGAAATCGTTGCGCGCGTCCGACAGCAGCTTGAAGGCCAGGGCCTTGCCGGTGGCGGCTTCGGTGGCATTCTTGGCGATGCGCTGCGACAGCACCCGCAGTTCGCCGGCGTGGCCGATGTACTGCTTGTCGTAGTTGGACTGGGTGTTCAGGTAGGCGAAGTTGGCGAACAGCAGGATGATCGACAGGATCAGGATCAGGAACAGCACGGTGATCTGCGCGATGCTGCGGGTACGTGGGGTCACGGTAGTGACGGGGGTGGCAGGCTTGTTCACGTTCGCAGGTCCTATAACGCCACATCGAGAAAGCCCGGCGCCTGGGCCAGGGCGAAGGGGCTGAAGATCGCCCAGTTGCGTTCACGCGGGAAGTGCCCCTGCACGAAAGGTGCAGCGGCACGGATCAGGGGCTGTGGTGGCGACAGCTGCAGGCTGTCCAGGGCAAAGTGCTGCAGGCCCAGCACCTCGTCCACCAGCAAGCCGACGAACAGGTCCTCGTGGTCCAGCACCAGCACCCGCCGCTGCTTGCCCGGGGCGGCGTGGCCCAGGCCGAAGAAACTGCTCAGGTCCATCACCGGCAGCAGCCGGCCACGCAGGTTGGCCACCCCGCACACCCACGGCTGCACGCCAGGGACGCGGCTGCTGCGCGGTTCGCGCAGCACCTCGGCCACCTCGCCCATGGGCGCGACGAACCATTGCCCGGCAATGCGAAAACCGATGCCGCTCCACTGTTGCAGGCGGTTGTCTTGCGGCGGCTGGTCGGCGACCAGCAGGCGGCAGCGCCGGTCGATGTCCAGCAACAACTCGAAGGCGGTCAGCGACGCGCCCTGCGGGCGGGTGGTCAAGCCCCCAGCACTTCTTTGAGCTTGGCGATCAGCGCGTCCTCTTCCACCGGCTTGGTCAGGAAGTCACGGGCGCCCTGGCGCGTGGCCCAGATGCGGTCGGTTTCCTGGTCCTTGGTGGTGACCACGATCACCGGGATGGCGCTGGTTTCCGGGTCCTTGCTGAGCTGGCGAGTGGCCTGGAAGCCGTTCATGCCAGGCATGACGATGTCCATCAGCACCGCATCTGGCTTGTCCTGCCGGGCCAGGGCCACGCCATCGGCACCATTGTTGGCCTTGAGCACCTGGTAGCCGTGCTTTTCCAGCCACTCGGTCAATCGGTACATCTCTGTCGGCGAGTCGTCGACAATCAGAACTCGGGCCATGCTGGTTCCCCATCAGGAAAGAAAGACCGTGCCATGGCGGGGCGCGGTCAGGGTGCGTGTTGTTGGGCTGCGGCAAAACCGGGCACATGGGCGCGGATCGCATCGAGCAGCTCTTCCTTGCTGAACGGTTTGGTCAGGAACTGGTCGGAGCCGACCACCCGGCCACGGGCCTTGTCGAACAGGCCGTCGCGTGACGACAGCAGAATGACCGGGGTGTCCTTGAAGGCACTGTTGTGCTTGATCACCGCGCAGGTCTGGTAACCGTCCAGGCGCGGCATCAGCACATCGACGAAAATGATGCTGGGCTGGTGGTCGACGATCTTGGCCAGGGCATCGAAGCCATCGCTGGCGGTGATCACCTCGCAGCCCGCTTCACCGAGCAACATCTGCGCGGTGCGGCGGATCGTGCGCGAATCGTCGATCACCATCACCTTCAGGGGTTGTTCCATCTGTTGGGCTACCGTTTGCCGAAATTCCGGGGCCGTTGCGGGAGCGGCCTTGCGTCGCGAAAGGGCTGCGCAGCAGCCCCATGGGCCTGTCATTCAGCACTATGACTGGCATTTTTAGCACACTCCGGGTGGCCATTCCATCTGCCGCGCCCCTTGACCGGCAGCGTTCACAGCGCCACCCTGAGCCACTTTTCTTTCGATCCATCGCGGCCACGCGCCGCCAAGAGGAACCACCCCATGAGCGTTCGCCTCGGCATTGTCATGGACCCCATCGCGTCCATCTCCTACAAGAAGGACAGCTCGCTGGCCATGCTGCTGGCCGCCCAGGCTCGCGGCTGGAGCCTGTTCTACATGGAGCAGCGTGACTTGTACCTGGGCGCCGGCCAGGCCCGTGCGCAGATGCGCCCGCTGAAAGTGTTTGCCGACCCGGCCCGCTGGTTCGAGCTGGGCGACGAGCAGGACAGTGCGCTGGCCGACCTGGACGTGGTCCTGATGCGCAAGGACCCGCCCTTCGACATGGAGTTCGTCTACAGCACCTACCTGCTGGAGCAGGCCGAGCGCGAAGGCGTGCTGGTGGTCAACCGCCCGCAGAGCCTGCGCGATTGCAACGAAAAACTGTTTGCCACCCAGTTCCCGCAGTGCATGGCGCCGACCCTGGTCAGCCGCCGTGCCGATATCCTGCGAGAGTTCGCCACCACCCACGGCGACGTGATCCTCAAGCCGCTGGACGGCATGGGCGGTACCTCGGTGTTCCGCCACCGCCCGGGTGACCCCAACCTGTCGGTGATCCTCGAAACCCTGACCCAGCACGGCGGCCAGCAGATCATGGCACAGGCCTACCTGCCCGAGATCAAGGACGGCGACAAGCGCATCCTGATGATCGACGGCGAGCCGGTGGACTACTGCCTGGCGCGCATCCCGGCCAGCGGCGAGACCCGTGGCAACCTGGCCGCCGGCGGCCGTGGCGAAGCACGCCCGCTGACCGACCGCGACCGCTGGATCGCCGCCCAGGTCGGCCCGACCCTGCGCGAGAAGGGGCTGCTGTTCGTGGGCCTGGACGTGATCGGCGACTACCTCACCGAAATCAACGTCACCAGCCCCACCTGCATCCGCGAGATCGATGCCGCCTACAACACCGATATCGGCGGCAAGCTGATGGATGCCATTGATCGCCAGCTGAAGGCGCGCTGACCGCCGACGCACGGCAACAACCCAGAGTGGGGTATGATGCGGGTCCTTTTTGCCTGGCCTGTTGCCCCGCCCTGCGGTTGCTGGATACCTGATGACGCTGCCCGCTGACATCCCCGCCGACCTGCTGCCCCCCCGAGTTCGCCCGGTGGACCGGCTCGGCTTTACCCTGTTCCTGGCTGCCCTGGTGCACCTGGCGCTGATCCTCGGCGTCGGTTTCAGCGTGGTCAAGCCTGCCGAAATCCGCCACACCATGGACATCACCCTGGCCACCTTCAAAAGCGAGAAACCGCCGCAGAAGGCCGATTTCCAGGCCCAGGACAACCAGCAGGGCAGCGGCACCCTGGACAAGAAAGCGGTGCCCAAGACCACCGAACTGGCGCCGTTCCAGGACAGCAAGATCAACAAGATCACCCCGCCACCTGCAGCCAGGCCCGAGGTTGTGCCGCCCCCTGCCCCGCAGAAGTCGGCGGTC
This genomic interval carries:
- a CDS encoding methyl-accepting chemotaxis protein, encoding MNKPATPVTTVTPRTRSIAQITVLFLILILSIILLFANFAYLNTQSNYDKQYIGHAGELRVLSQRIAKNATEAATGKALAFKLLSDARNDFERRWGYLREGDKSTGLPPAPPMVRDEMEAVRRDWESLRKNTDTILASEQTVLSLHQVAATLAETVPQLQVEYEKVVEILLQSGAPANQVAVAQRQLLLAERILGSVNTVLAGDDTAAQAADAFGRDAGRFGQVLEGMLSGNGAIQVTRVEDADARARLAEIAELFQFVAGSVDEILETSPELFRVREAAGNIFSLSQTLLDEASYLANGFENLAGGRTLDTVGGYALGLLALASIILIGLVMVRTTNRQLRETAEKNERNQQAIMRLLDEIEELADGDLTVTVSVTEDFTGAIADSINYSVDQLRDLVATINHSAMQVAAAVQDTQNTARQLAKASEHQAEQISEASEAVGDMVESIDRVSAHAYESAKVAERSVAIANKGNEVVHNTINGMDNIREQIQDTAKRIKRLGESSQEIGDIVSLIDDIADQTNILALNAAIQASLAGEAGRGFAVVADEVQRLAERSSSATRQIEALVRTIQADTNEAVISMEQTTAEVVRGARLAQDAGVALAEIEGVSQNLADLIHSISDAAQLQTSSAGQISHTMAVIQQITAQTSAGSGATADSIRHLARMASEMRRSVSGFTLPPPKEPN
- a CDS encoding chemotaxis protein CheW, with amino-acid sequence MTTRPQGASLTAFELLLDIDRRCRLLVADQPPQDNRLQQWSGIGFRIAGQWFVAPMGEVAEVLREPRSSRVPGVQPWVCGVANLRGRLLPVMDLSSFFGLGHAAPGKQRRVLVLDHEDLFVGLLVDEVLGLQHFALDSLQLSPPQPLIRAAAPFVQGHFPRERNWAIFSPFALAQAPGFLDVAL
- the gshB gene encoding glutathione synthase, producing the protein MSVRLGIVMDPIASISYKKDSSLAMLLAAQARGWSLFYMEQRDLYLGAGQARAQMRPLKVFADPARWFELGDEQDSALADLDVVLMRKDPPFDMEFVYSTYLLEQAEREGVLVVNRPQSLRDCNEKLFATQFPQCMAPTLVSRRADILREFATTHGDVILKPLDGMGGTSVFRHRPGDPNLSVILETLTQHGGQQIMAQAYLPEIKDGDKRILMIDGEPVDYCLARIPASGETRGNLAAGGRGEARPLTDRDRWIAAQVGPTLREKGLLFVGLDVIGDYLTEINVTSPTCIREIDAAYNTDIGGKLMDAIDRQLKAR
- the pilH gene encoding twitching motility response regulator PilH, coding for MARVLIVDDSPTEMYRLTEWLEKHGYQVLKANNGADGVALARQDKPDAVLMDIVMPGMNGFQATRQLSKDPETSAIPVIVVTTKDQETDRIWATRQGARDFLTKPVEEDALIAKLKEVLGA
- a CDS encoding response regulator, whose protein sequence is MEQPLKVMVIDDSRTIRRTAQMLLGEAGCEVITASDGFDALAKIVDHQPSIIFVDVLMPRLDGYQTCAVIKHNSAFKDTPVILLSSRDGLFDKARGRVVGSDQFLTKPFSKEELLDAIRAHVPGFAAAQQHAP